A section of the Castanea sativa cultivar Marrone di Chiusa Pesio chromosome 12, ASM4071231v1 genome encodes:
- the LOC142619688 gene encoding putative xyloglucan glycosyltransferase 12, with product MAPSFQWWAKESHRGTPVVVKMENPNWSMVELEGPTEDDFLITTDSPGSGRTRDKGHRGRKNAKQLTWVLMLKAHRAAGCLTSIASAMFGLAALIRRRLASGRTDSDEVENENENENEHEHENDDASVEGMGREKENPAVKTRFYFCIRMFLWVSLILLAFEIAAYFKGWHFGAPKLLQFQLQSLWATPLGVKGAFDWIYSRWVLLRVEYLAPPLQFLANACIVLFLIQSIDRLGLCLGCFWIRFKKIQPVLKEDNLVDLESGEKGGYFPMVLVQIPMCNEKEVYQQSIAAVCNLEWPKSKILIQVLDDSDDPTTQLLIKEEVRKWQQEGANIVYRHRVIRDGYKAGNLKSAMNCSYVKDYEFVAMFDADFQPNPDFLKRTVPHFKGNEELGLVQARWSFVNKDENLLTRLQNINLAFHFEVEQQVNGVFINFFGFNGTAGVWRIKTLEDAGGWLERTTVEDMDIAVRAHLKGWKFIFLNDVECQCELPESYEAYRKQQHRWHSGPMQLFRLCLPDIIRAKISFWKKFNMIFLFFLLRKLILPFYSFTLFCIILPMTMFIPEAQLPAWVVCYIPATMSFLNILPAPKSFPFIVPYLLFENTMSVTKFNAMISGLFQLGSAYEWVVTKKSGRSSEGDLVSLVEKEQQPKPHRGVSESNLEEMKAEILQQEQKSSQKKKKKHNRIYTKELALAFLLLTASARSLLSAQGIHFYFLLFQGVSFLLVGLDLIGEQVE from the exons ATGGCACCGTCGTTTCAATGGTGGGCGAAAGAGAGCCACCGTGGCACGCCGGTGGTGGTGAAGATGGAGAATCCGAATTGGTCAATGGTGGAGCTGGAGGGTCCGACGGAGGACGATTTTCTCATCACAACCGACTCGCCCGGGTCGGGTCGGACCCGAGACAAAGGCCACCGAGGACGCAAAAACGCCAAGCAGCTCACTTGGGTCCTAATGCTAAAAGCCCACCGTGCCGCCGGTTGCTTGACCTCCATCGCCTCCGCAATGTTCGGCCTCGCCGCCTTGATCCGGCGCCGTCTCGCTTCGGGTCGAACCGACTCCGACGAAGTCGAAAACGAGAACGAGAACGAGAACGAGCACGAGCACGAGAACGACGACGCTTCGGTGGAGGGAATGGGGAGGGAGAAAGAGAACCCGGCAGTGAAAACCAGGTTCTATTTCTGCATCAGAATGTTCTTGTGGGTGTCTCTGATTTTACTCGCCTTCGAAATAGCGGCTTACTTCAAAGGCTGGCATTTCGGGGCTCCGAAATTGCTTCAGTTCCAGTTGCAATCCTTGTGGGCAACACCATTGGGTGTTAAGGGCGCGTTTGATTGGATTTATTCTCGGTGGGTTTTGCTTCGTGTGGAATATCTCGCGCCCCCTCTTCAATTTCTCGCCAATGCTTGTATCGTGCTCTTCTTAATCCAAAGCATTGATAGGCTAGGTCTATGTTTGGGTTGCTTTTGGATCCGATTCAAGAAGATCCAACCCGTTTTGAAAGAAGACAACCTCGTAGATCTCGAATCCGGTGAGAAAGGTGGTTACTTTCCTATGGTACTTGTTCAGATCCCCATGTGCAATGAAAAAGAG GTTTATCAGCAATCAATTGCCGCAGTGTGTAATTTAGAGTGGCCGAAATCAAAGATTTTGATTCAGGTTCTTGATGATTCGGATGACCCAACAACGCAATTGTTGATCAAAGAGGAAGTGCGTAAATGGCAGCAAGAGGGTGCCAACATTGTGTACAGGCATCGTGTGATTAGAGATGGATACAAGGCTGGCAATCTTAAGTCAGCTATGAATTGTAGCTATGTCAAAGACTATGAATTTGTTGCTATGTTCGATGCCGATTTTCAGCCCAACCCTGATTTCTTGAAACGAACTGTTCCTCATTTTAAG GGTAATGAGGAATTAGGATTGGTTCAGGCAAGGTGGTCTTTTGTGAACAAGGATGAAAACCTGTTAACAAGGTTGCAAAACATTAATTTAGCATTCCATTTTGAAGTAGAGCAGCAGGTAAATGGtgttttcattaatttcttCGGGTTTAATGGGACGGCCGGTGTGTGGAGGATAAAGACCTTGGAGGATGCTGGTGGGTGGTTAGAGAGGACCACTGTGGAGGACATGGACATTGCTGTCCGTGCTCATCTTAAAGGATGGAAATTCATTTTCCTCAATGATGTCGAG TGCCAGTGTGAATTACCGGAGTCTTATGAAGCTTACAGGAAACAACAACATAGATGGCATTCTGGACCTATGCAGTTGTTTAGACTTTGTTTGCCTGATATTATCAGAGCCAAG ATAAGTTTTTGGAAGAAATTCAACATgatctttctcttctttctccttAGAAAGTTGATACTGCCCTTCTATTCATTTACCCTTTTCTGCATAATTCTCCCCATGACAATGTTCATACCGGAAGCCCAACTCCCTGCATGGGTTGTATGTTATATCCCGGCTACCATGTCTTTTCTTAATATCCTTCCAGCCCCAAAATCTTTCCCCTTTATAGTTCCTTATCTTCTTTTTGAGAACACCATGTCAGTGACCAAATTCAATGCCATGATTTCGGGCCTATTCCAGCTTGGAAGTGCGTATGAGTGGGTTGTTACTAAGAAATCTGGGCGTTCGTCTGAGGGTGATCTTGTCTCCTTGGTTGAGAAGGAGCAGCAGCCAAAACCTCATAGGGGGGTCTCAGAGTCCAATCTTGAGGAAATGAAGGCGGAAATTCTACAACAAGAGCAAAAGTCttctcagaagaagaagaagaagcataaCCGGATATATACAAAGGAGCTAGCATTGGCTTTCCTTCTTCTAACGGCTTCAGCAAGGAGTCTCCTTTCAGCTCAGGGAATCCATTTCTACTTCCTGCTGTTTCAGGGGGTATCATTTCTTCTGGTTGGTTTAGATTTGATTGGTGAACAAGTTGAGTGA